TATGCATACGGGTAAGGTTAAGCGTTTTAATAAAATCAAGGGTTATGGTTTCATTACTCCCGATAACGGTGGGAATGAGGTCTTCGTGCATTACTCTAAGATTCAAACAGAGGGCTATAAGGAATTGCTTGATGGGCAGAGCGTTAGCTATGA
This genomic window from Gammaproteobacteria bacterium contains:
- a CDS encoding cold-shock protein, with the protein product MHTGKVKRFNKIKGYGFITPDNGGNEVFVHYSKIQTEGYKELLDGQSVSY